A region of Helicoverpa zea isolate HzStark_Cry1AcR chromosome 16, ilHelZeax1.1, whole genome shotgun sequence DNA encodes the following proteins:
- the LOC124637591 gene encoding G-protein coupled receptor Mth2-like isoform X3 has protein sequence MLKMKPILLAVTCTLVFMSIECTPCSRVQSVDITDGVKYENSSIVYDGTEYKSGTWYELEENGTALVLGCPCIGRKCLHRCCSPGSAFVQGQCAETDASAINPFNPPVYNGKVVSSVQAHQHFFYLYQRPCIDSYLVDSAAAGEELYIQQNGTLFEVSTGGPIWHDPGSYCVEMYFNENSSEAGRLVAGVCFEDVVTDDSPVLYTAYAVGLILSVPFLLATFLIYAFIPELRNLHGMCLMAYCGGLIVAYPFLAYLKLHVGRVGVAMTGCLVVAFIVYYAFQTSFFWLNVMCFDIWRTFSGYRGGSTNKRRERRRFLLYGLYAWGVPLVLTGLTAAMQFSDLPNHIIKPGFGTKRCWFVDWVSDLVYFFTPVLVLVVCNVTFFAVTAHRIRSIRQETAILKGAESSRSDKLKKDKQRYGLYLKLFMVMGVNWSVELISFAVGGSNWYWIVTDISNIGLGVFVFFIFVWKKKVRNLVQKRFRNIFGLESTESDTRAGKWNTTSTAPTEDTRISSDDSALRLKDMH, from the exons ATGCTAAAAATGAAACCGATATTGTTAGCGGTGACCTGCACGCTGGTGTTCATGAGTATCGAGTGTACTCCCTGCTCCAGGGTGCAGAGCGTGGACATAACTGATGGAGTGAAGTACGAGAATTCTTCTATTGTATACGATGGGACAGAGTATAAGTCTGGTACGTGGTATGAGCTGGAGGAGAACGGCACGGCCCTCGTGTTAGGGTGTCCCTGTATTGGAAGGAAGTGTTTGCATCGATGTTGTAGTCCCGGGAGTGCGTTTGTGCAGGGACAGTGTGCGGAGACTGACGCGAGTGCTATAAACCCTTTCAACCCGCCCGTGTACAACGGGAAGGTGGTGTCGAGCGTGCAGGCGCATCAGCACTTCTTCTACCTGTACCAGCGACCCTGCATCGACAGCTACTTGGTGGACTCGGCCGCAGCTGGCGAAGAGCTTTATATTCAACAG aaTGGCACACTGTTCGAGGTATCTACAGGAGGACCAATATGGCATGACCCCGGCTCCTATTGCGTGGAAATGTATTTCAACGAGAACAGTTCCGAAGCTGGCCGGCTGGTAGCCGGCGTCTGTTTTGAAGATGTGGTCACGGATGACAGTCCTGTTCTCTACACTGCGTATGCTGTTG GTTTAATCCTGTCAGTGCCGTTTCTGCTGGCTACATTCCTGATCTATGCATTTATTCCTGAGCTGCGGAACCTGCACGGCATGTGTCTGATGGCGTACTGCGGCGGTCTCATCGTGGCCTACCCGTTCCTGGCTTATCTCAAGCTCCATGTTGGCAGAGTAGGCGTCGCCATGACAGGCTGCTTAGTTGTTG cgTTCATCGTTTACTACGCATTCCAAACGAGTTTCTTCTGGCTCAACGTCATGTGTTTCGATATATGGAGGACTTTCAG tgGCTATCGGGGAGGCAGCACGAACAAGCGGCGGGAGAGAAGGCGGTTCCTTCTGTACGGGCTGTACGCGTGGGGAGTGCCTCTTGTCCTCACTGGACTCACGGCGGCCATGCAGTTCAGTGACCTGCCCAACCACATCATCAAACCTGGCTTTGGGACTAAACGATGCTGGTTTGTTG ACTGGGTGAGCGATCTGGTGTACTTCTTCACTCCGGTCCTAGTGCTAGTCGTGTGCAACGTGACATTTTTCGCCGTGACTGCCCACCGCATTCGCTCCATCAGACAAGAGACAGCCATCTTGAAAGGCGCCGAGTCCTCGCGCAGTGACAAGCTTAAGAAAGATAAACAGAG GTACGGCCTCTATCTAAAGCTGTTCATGGTGATGGGAGTGAACTGGTCAGTGGAGCTGATCAGCTTCGCAGTAGGCGGCTCCAACTGGTACTGGATCGTCACTGATATATCCAACATAGGGCTTGGTGTATTTGTTTTCTTCATTTTCGTGTGGAAGAAGAAAGTGCGCAACTTGGTGCAAAAGAG ATTCCGCAACATATTCGGTCTGGAGTCGACGGAGAGCGACACACGAGCGGGCAAGTGGAACACAACCAGCACAGCGCCGACAGAAGACACGCGCATATCGTCAGACGACTCAGCACTGCGTCTCAAAGATATGCACTAA
- the LOC124637591 gene encoding G-protein coupled receptor Mth2-like isoform X1 — translation MLKMKPILLAVTCTLVFMSIECTPCSRVQSVDITDGVKYENSSIVYDGTEYKSGTWYELEENGTALVLGCPCIGRKCLHRCCSPGSAFVQGQCAETDASAINPFNPPVYNGKVVSSVQAHQHFFYLYQRPCIDSYLVDSAAAGEELYIQQNGTLFEVSTGGPIWHDPGSYCVEMYFNENSSEAGRLVAGVCFEDVVTDDSPVLYTAYAVGLILSVPFLLATFLIYAFIPELRNLHGMCLMAYCGGLIVAYPFLAYLKLHVGRVGVAMTGCLVVAFIVYYAFQTSFFWLNVMCFDIWRTFRSATPCQMGCSSHLGYRGGSTNKRRERRRFLLYGLYAWGVPLVLTGLTAAMQFSDLPNHIIKPGFGTKRCWFVDWVSDLVYFFTPVLVLVVCNVTFFAVTAHRIRSIRQETAILKGAESSRSDKLKKDKQRYGLYLKLFMVMGVNWSVELISFAVGGSNWYWIVTDISNIGLGVFVFFIFVWKKKVRNLVQKRFRNIFGLESTESDTRAGKWNTTSTAPTEDTRISSDDSALRLKDMH, via the exons ATGCTAAAAATGAAACCGATATTGTTAGCGGTGACCTGCACGCTGGTGTTCATGAGTATCGAGTGTACTCCCTGCTCCAGGGTGCAGAGCGTGGACATAACTGATGGAGTGAAGTACGAGAATTCTTCTATTGTATACGATGGGACAGAGTATAAGTCTGGTACGTGGTATGAGCTGGAGGAGAACGGCACGGCCCTCGTGTTAGGGTGTCCCTGTATTGGAAGGAAGTGTTTGCATCGATGTTGTAGTCCCGGGAGTGCGTTTGTGCAGGGACAGTGTGCGGAGACTGACGCGAGTGCTATAAACCCTTTCAACCCGCCCGTGTACAACGGGAAGGTGGTGTCGAGCGTGCAGGCGCATCAGCACTTCTTCTACCTGTACCAGCGACCCTGCATCGACAGCTACTTGGTGGACTCGGCCGCAGCTGGCGAAGAGCTTTATATTCAACAG aaTGGCACACTGTTCGAGGTATCTACAGGAGGACCAATATGGCATGACCCCGGCTCCTATTGCGTGGAAATGTATTTCAACGAGAACAGTTCCGAAGCTGGCCGGCTGGTAGCCGGCGTCTGTTTTGAAGATGTGGTCACGGATGACAGTCCTGTTCTCTACACTGCGTATGCTGTTG GTTTAATCCTGTCAGTGCCGTTTCTGCTGGCTACATTCCTGATCTATGCATTTATTCCTGAGCTGCGGAACCTGCACGGCATGTGTCTGATGGCGTACTGCGGCGGTCTCATCGTGGCCTACCCGTTCCTGGCTTATCTCAAGCTCCATGTTGGCAGAGTAGGCGTCGCCATGACAGGCTGCTTAGTTGTTG cgTTCATCGTTTACTACGCATTCCAAACGAGTTTCTTCTGGCTCAACGTCATGTGTTTCGATATATGGAGGACTTTCAG ATCAGCCACGCCGTGTCAGATGGGTTGCAGCAGCCACCT tgGCTATCGGGGAGGCAGCACGAACAAGCGGCGGGAGAGAAGGCGGTTCCTTCTGTACGGGCTGTACGCGTGGGGAGTGCCTCTTGTCCTCACTGGACTCACGGCGGCCATGCAGTTCAGTGACCTGCCCAACCACATCATCAAACCTGGCTTTGGGACTAAACGATGCTGGTTTGTTG ACTGGGTGAGCGATCTGGTGTACTTCTTCACTCCGGTCCTAGTGCTAGTCGTGTGCAACGTGACATTTTTCGCCGTGACTGCCCACCGCATTCGCTCCATCAGACAAGAGACAGCCATCTTGAAAGGCGCCGAGTCCTCGCGCAGTGACAAGCTTAAGAAAGATAAACAGAG GTACGGCCTCTATCTAAAGCTGTTCATGGTGATGGGAGTGAACTGGTCAGTGGAGCTGATCAGCTTCGCAGTAGGCGGCTCCAACTGGTACTGGATCGTCACTGATATATCCAACATAGGGCTTGGTGTATTTGTTTTCTTCATTTTCGTGTGGAAGAAGAAAGTGCGCAACTTGGTGCAAAAGAG ATTCCGCAACATATTCGGTCTGGAGTCGACGGAGAGCGACACACGAGCGGGCAAGTGGAACACAACCAGCACAGCGCCGACAGAAGACACGCGCATATCGTCAGACGACTCAGCACTGCGTCTCAAAGATATGCACTAA
- the LOC124637591 gene encoding G-protein coupled receptor Mth2-like isoform X2 has product MLKMKPILLAVTCTLVFMSIECTPCSRVQSVDITDGVKYENSSIVYDGTEYKSGTWYELEENGTALVLGCPCIGRKCLHRCCSPGSAFVQGQCAETDASAINPFNPPVYNGKVVSSVQAHQHFFYLYQRPCIDSYLVDSAAAGEELYIQQNGTLFEVSTGGPIWHDPGSYCVEMYFNENSSEAGRLVAGVCFEDVVTDDSPVLYTAYAVGLILSVPFLLATFLIYAFIPELRNLHGMCLMAYCGGLIVAYPFLAYLKLHVGRVGVAMTGCLVVAFIVYYAFQTSFFWLNVMCFDIWRTFRSYKNFVKNNSGYRGGSTNKRRERRRFLLYGLYAWGVPLVLTGLTAAMQFSDLPNHIIKPGFGTKRCWFVDWVSDLVYFFTPVLVLVVCNVTFFAVTAHRIRSIRQETAILKGAESSRSDKLKKDKQRYGLYLKLFMVMGVNWSVELISFAVGGSNWYWIVTDISNIGLGVFVFFIFVWKKKVRNLVQKRFRNIFGLESTESDTRAGKWNTTSTAPTEDTRISSDDSALRLKDMH; this is encoded by the exons ATGCTAAAAATGAAACCGATATTGTTAGCGGTGACCTGCACGCTGGTGTTCATGAGTATCGAGTGTACTCCCTGCTCCAGGGTGCAGAGCGTGGACATAACTGATGGAGTGAAGTACGAGAATTCTTCTATTGTATACGATGGGACAGAGTATAAGTCTGGTACGTGGTATGAGCTGGAGGAGAACGGCACGGCCCTCGTGTTAGGGTGTCCCTGTATTGGAAGGAAGTGTTTGCATCGATGTTGTAGTCCCGGGAGTGCGTTTGTGCAGGGACAGTGTGCGGAGACTGACGCGAGTGCTATAAACCCTTTCAACCCGCCCGTGTACAACGGGAAGGTGGTGTCGAGCGTGCAGGCGCATCAGCACTTCTTCTACCTGTACCAGCGACCCTGCATCGACAGCTACTTGGTGGACTCGGCCGCAGCTGGCGAAGAGCTTTATATTCAACAG aaTGGCACACTGTTCGAGGTATCTACAGGAGGACCAATATGGCATGACCCCGGCTCCTATTGCGTGGAAATGTATTTCAACGAGAACAGTTCCGAAGCTGGCCGGCTGGTAGCCGGCGTCTGTTTTGAAGATGTGGTCACGGATGACAGTCCTGTTCTCTACACTGCGTATGCTGTTG GTTTAATCCTGTCAGTGCCGTTTCTGCTGGCTACATTCCTGATCTATGCATTTATTCCTGAGCTGCGGAACCTGCACGGCATGTGTCTGATGGCGTACTGCGGCGGTCTCATCGTGGCCTACCCGTTCCTGGCTTATCTCAAGCTCCATGTTGGCAGAGTAGGCGTCGCCATGACAGGCTGCTTAGTTGTTG cgTTCATCGTTTACTACGCATTCCAAACGAGTTTCTTCTGGCTCAACGTCATGTGTTTCGATATATGGAGGACTTTCAG ATCTTataaaaactttgttaaaaataacagtgGCTATCGGGGAGGCAGCACGAACAAGCGGCGGGAGAGAAGGCGGTTCCTTCTGTACGGGCTGTACGCGTGGGGAGTGCCTCTTGTCCTCACTGGACTCACGGCGGCCATGCAGTTCAGTGACCTGCCCAACCACATCATCAAACCTGGCTTTGGGACTAAACGATGCTGGTTTGTTG ACTGGGTGAGCGATCTGGTGTACTTCTTCACTCCGGTCCTAGTGCTAGTCGTGTGCAACGTGACATTTTTCGCCGTGACTGCCCACCGCATTCGCTCCATCAGACAAGAGACAGCCATCTTGAAAGGCGCCGAGTCCTCGCGCAGTGACAAGCTTAAGAAAGATAAACAGAG GTACGGCCTCTATCTAAAGCTGTTCATGGTGATGGGAGTGAACTGGTCAGTGGAGCTGATCAGCTTCGCAGTAGGCGGCTCCAACTGGTACTGGATCGTCACTGATATATCCAACATAGGGCTTGGTGTATTTGTTTTCTTCATTTTCGTGTGGAAGAAGAAAGTGCGCAACTTGGTGCAAAAGAG ATTCCGCAACATATTCGGTCTGGAGTCGACGGAGAGCGACACACGAGCGGGCAAGTGGAACACAACCAGCACAGCGCCGACAGAAGACACGCGCATATCGTCAGACGACTCAGCACTGCGTCTCAAAGATATGCACTAA